Part of the Halobellus ruber genome is shown below.
GATCGCGGCCGAGTTCCCGACGTCGGTCAGATCGACGACGACGCCCTCACCCATAAACTTCGAGACGGGGAACTCGTCGAGCGTGCGCCCTTCCGGGATGAAGTGCCGCGGCGAATCCACGTGGGTCGCGGTGTGGGTCCGCATCGTTACCTTCTCCATCGTGAAGCCGTCCCGCGCAGCCAGGGACTCGTGTTTCAGGTCGACCGGCGGGAACGACGGCCACACCGGAATGCCGTTGTCGATCGGGTTGGTCAGGTCGATGATCTCGTCTGGTGCGTCGAACATACGGCTTGCCCTGCTCACGGAATCCTCTTAGTTTTTCACCCTGGCTGGGGACCGCCGGGGCGATCGACGCGTCGGTCGCGGCCCCTCAGAGGTCCCGTAACCCGAAGGCGTCCAGCGTCGCCTGCTCCGTTTCGACGAACTCCGAGGACTCGTACTCCCGTCTGAGCTCCGAGAGCCGTTCGTAGCCCGACGCCTGTTCCTCGGTCCACTCGTCGGCGAACTCCCCGGAGTCGATCGCCTCGAGGCGGTCGCGCATGAACTCCCGGATCGGCTCGCGGTCGAACGCCTCAAGCCCGAGCAGTTGGCCGTACTGGCTCGTCTGTGAGTGGAGGTCCATCTGGGAGACGAGCCCCTGGGTGGCGCACTTCTCGAAGATGTGGGCCATCTCCCGGGAGAGGTACGATTCCAGCAGCGTCACCGCCGGCGGGATCCCCGCCTCCGACTCCACCTCGAACCGGGCCAAAAGCGCCGAGGCGAAGACCGGAAACAGCCCCTGTTCGCTCAGCAGGTCCGTGCGGGTCTCGGTGTCGAACTCCGTCTCGACGACCCCGGAGCGGGTCGCCCCGATGGCGTGTGCGACCGCGAGGGCCCGTTCGTGTGCCGCCCCCGAGGCGTCCTGGTCGACCGCGAAAAGCGCCGGCGCGCCCCGCCCGTCCTCGTAGAGTTCGCGGACGACCGCGCCGATCATCCGCGGTGCCACGAGCACCACGTCGACGTCGTCGGCGAGGTCGATGCGGTCGTACGTGACGTTGTACCCCGACGCGAAGACGAGCGTGTCGCCCGCGTCGAGGTTGGGGCCGACCTCGCGTTCGTAGACCTCGGGCTGTACCTCGTCGGGGATCAACAGGAGCACCACGTCCCCCCGGGCTGTCGCCTCGGCGATCGAATACACCTCGAACCCGTCGTCGGCGGCCTGGTCGCGGTCGTCGTCACCCCGGTTTCCCACGACGACATCGACGCCCGAGTCCCGCATATTTCGGGCCTGTGCGCGTCCCTGGTTGCCGTAGCCGACGACGGCGACCGTGCGCCCCTCGAGGGGCTCTATGGTGGCGTCGCTCTCGTGATATATCGGTGTCTCTATAACGTCAGGCGCGGCCATAGCGAGGATGACGGCGCAGGTTACTTAACATTCGGGGGCGACCGGCGAGTGTCGTTCCCGCCGCCATCACCCCGAGTCACCCGTCGCTCCCGCGACGTGTAAAGAACTAACACACTCTGCTCGGTGTACCGTAGTATGGCCGAGCCAACCGCGTTGCTCGTCGGCGAGTCCTGGCAGACGATCTCGTTTCACGTGAAGGGGTTCGACCTGTTCTCCAGTGCGGAGTACACGGAGGCGGGTGACTACCTCGAAGCGGCCCTGGAGACGGACGGCATCGACACGACCTACCAGCCCTGTCACGTCGCGGCCGCGGAGTTCCCGGAGTCGAGGGAAGCGCTTGCGGCGTACGACGTCGTGATCCTCAGCGACATCGGCTACAACACGCTGGCGATCCCGCCGGAGACGTTCAGCGACGGAACCCGCCGACCGAACCGGCTCCGACTGCTGGAGGCGTACGTTCGCGACGGCGGCGGGCTCCTGATGGTCGGCGGCTACCTATCCTTCCAAGGCATCAACGGACGCGCGAACTACGCCGGAACCGCCGTCGAAGAGGCCCTCCCGGTCACGATGCAGCGGGGCGACGACCGGGTCGAGCGCCCCGACGGCGCGTACCCGCAGGTGGTCGCTCCCGACCATCCGGCCGTCTCGGCGGTCGACGACGACTGGCCGGACGTCCTCGGCTACAACCGCTTTAGGACCGACGGCGACGCGGACGAACTCGTCTCCGTCGACGGGGACCCGCTGTTGGCGGTCGGCACCCACGGCGACGGGCGGTCGGCGGCGTTCGCGAGCGACTGTGCCCCACACTGGGGCCCGATGGAGTTCGTCGAGTGGGGCGGCTACCCGCGGTTGTGGGCGGACCTCGTCCGGTGGCTGGCCGGCGACCGCTGACGGTCGGCGGCTGCTGCCGTGCGACTGGACGGCCGATCGCATCATACTGTTGGCTATAATTACGTGAAGATCTTCGACACCTCGGGGTGTCGAAATCCGTCACGGGACTATAACCGACGGTATCAGACGGCGGTGACCGGGTTCCGCAGCGTGCCGATCCCCTCGATGTCGACGACGACGGTGTCGCCCGGCTGCAGCGAGAACTCGTCGTCGGGCACGATCGACGTGCCGGTGAGAAGCACCGTCACCTCCGGCACCGCGTTGTGTCGGGTGAGATAGGAGACCAGTTCCTCGCAGCTCCGGACCATCCCCGCCGTCGTGGTCCGTCCCTCGAACGCCGCCGTTTCGTTGCGGTAGACGGTGAGCGACATCTCGAGGTCGTGGGGGTCGTCGATGTCGGTCGCGACGCACGGCCCCAGCGAACAGCACCGATCGTAGATCTTGGCCTGCGGGAGGTACAGCGGATTGGCGCCCTCGATCGAGCGGCTGGAGACGTCGTTGCCGACCGTGTACCCGACGATCTCGCCCCTGTAGAGGACGACCCCCAGCTCCGGTTCGGGGACGTTCCACTCGGAGTCTTCGCGGACGCCGATCGCCGCCCCGGGGCCGACGGTCCGCCCCGGCGTCGATTTGAGGAACAGTTCCGGTCGGTCGGCGTCGTAGACGTCGACGTAGATCTCCGGCATCCCGCTTTCGGCGGTTCGGGCCTCCTCGCTGATCCGGTAGGTGACGCCCGCGGCCCACACCTCCTCGGCGACGAGTGGGACCGCGGGGTCGTCGTCGACTGTGGAAACCGGAAACGCCTCGGCCTCCTCGAGCAGCGGCTCCGCGACCCGATCGGGCGTCCGGTCGGTCACGTCCGCGGCCTCGGCCAGCGCCCCGAACGAATCCACCCCCGGCTTCGCGGACGTCAGGTCGTACGCCGTCCCGTCGGCCGTGGCGAGCAGCCGCGGTTCCCCGTTCTGTCGTCGCCGGTAATACCGCATAGCGTTCGTGACCGGGAGATGCAACAAAAAACTTGTTGTGACCTCGACCCGTCGCGCCCGTGGTGAGCCAGCCCGGGAGTGAGGCGTCACCGAGGTGGCGCCGCCCGATCCACCCGGTTGCGCCCCCGGCGGACGAAAACGTTAGATACGGTTCCCGCGAACTGCTCTCTATGTTAATCGCTCCCTCGATCCGCCCCGGATCGACGGCCGAAACCGCCCCGGTGGGCAATCGGCGGGGTGGACGGACCGGACCGCCGGACGGCCCGACGATCGGAGGCCGCCGGTAGGATGCCGGCGCTCGGCATCGTCGCCGACGACCTCACCGGGGCGATGGACACCGCGGGCGAGGTCGCCACGCGCGGCTACGACACGGCCGTGGTCGCCGTTCCCGACGCGTCGCCGCCCGAGGCGACGGTGGTCGCAGTCAACACCGACAGCCGGTACTGTCCGCCCGCGGAGGCGGCCGCTGCGGTCCGGCGCGGCGTCGATGCCCTCGGCGCGCCGACCGTCTACAAGAAGATCGACTCGACGCTCCGGGGGAACGTCGGCACCGAGGTACTCGCAGCGCTGCGGGCCACGGCAGCCGACCTCGCCGTGGTCGCGCCCGCCTTCCCCGCCATCGGCCGTCGGACGTGGAATGGCGTCCACCGCGTCGACGGGACGCCCGTCGCCGAAACGGAGTTCGGTACCGACCGGAACGGACCGTCCACCTCGCCCGTTGCCGACCTCTTCGGGGCGGGGGACCTCCCGGTCGAACGCGTCGACGGGGCTGCTGTCACGGACGGCGCGGATCGCGTCGCGGACCGCTTGGCCGCCACCGTCGAGCGGCACGACCGCCCGCCGATCGTCGTGTGTGACGCCCGGACCGACGCGCATCTCGAGGCGATCGCCGCCGCCGGAGCCCGGTTCGACGCCCTGTTCGTCGGCAGCGGCGGGCTCGCCGGCCACCTTCGCATGGATGCCCGCGTCGACGCCGCTCCGGCACCTCCGGAGTCCGAACCGGGAACGCCGCTCGGCGTCGCCGGGAGCGTCAGCGCAACGACGCTCGAACAGCTCGCCCGCGTCCCCGAGGCGCACCTGTTCCGGCTCGACCCGATCGGCCTGCTCGACGGCACACCCCGGGCGGCGGCCGACGTCGCCGCCCGGCTGGACCGCGGCGTGCCGACCGTCGTCACCGCCGCCACCGACCGCTCCACCGTCGAGGACACCCTCGCCGCAGGTCGCGACCGCGGCCTGTCGGACGCGGAGATCGGCGATCGGGTCGCCGCGGAGCTGGCTGCGGTCGCGGGCGAGGCCTGCCGGCTCACGCGTCCCGCCGGGCTCTTTCTCACCGGCGGGGACGTCGCCGTGGCCGGACTCCGCGCGCTCGACGCCACGACGGTCTCGCTGACGGGGACGACGGTCGACGCCGGGATTCCCGTCGGGCGGGTGACCGACGGCGAGGTCCCCGGGTTGCCGCTGATAACGAAGGCCGGCGGGGTCGGCGATCGAACGAGCATCATTAACTGCCTCGACGCGCTTGGGGGGTACGATGAGTAGTTCTCAGCCGACCATTGGCGTAACGATGGGTGATCCTGCGGGCATCGGCCCGGAGGTGATCGTGAAGGCGTACCGCCGGCTCCTCGATCTCGGCCGGCCGATCGTCGTCGGCGACGCCGACGTGCTCGCGGCGGCGACGACGGTGTGTGACTCGGACCTTTCGATCCGGCGCGTCGAGGCCGTGGCCGACGCGACGTTCGACCACGACGCGATCCCGGTCCTCGATCTCGACAACGTCGGGACGCTGGCCCGCGGCGAAGTCCGCGAGGAGTACGGGGCCGCCAGCTTGGGGTACGTCGAGCGGGCGATCGAACTGGCACAGGCCGGCGAGATCGACGGGCTCACGACCGCCCCGATCAACAAACAGGCGACGAAGCTGGCCGGCAGTACCCACGCGGGTCACACGGGGATGCTCGCCGACCGGACCGACACCGACGAGTACGCGATGATGCTCATCGAGTCGGACCTTCGCGTGACACACGTCAGCACGCACGTTCCGCTCCGGGAGGCCTGCGAGTTGGTCACGACCGAGAGCGTTCACAGCACCATCCGCCTGACCGCCGAGGCGCTCTCGAATCTGGGGATCGACCGCCCGACCGTGGGCGTCGCGGGGCTGAACCCCCACGCGAGCGACGGTGGCTTGTTGGGCGACGCGGAGGCGACCGAGATCGAACCGGCCGTCGAGCGCGCCCGGGGCGAGGGGATCGACGCGGTCGGCCCCGAGTCCCCGGACACGGTGTACGTCCGCGCGGCACGGGGGGAGTTCGACTGCGTGGTTTCGATGTACCACGACCAGGGGCACATCCCGATCAAGATGCTCGGGTTCAGCAGCGGCGAGGCCGTCTCCGGCGTCAACGTGACGATCGGACTGCCGATCGTCCGCACCAGCGTCGACCACGGGACGGCGTTCGACATCGCGGGCACCGGAGTCGCCTCCGAACGGAGCCTGCTCGACGCGTTCGGCGTCGCGGTCGACATGGCTCGGGCGCGAACTGCCGAATAACCGTTCCGTTCTATGATGAAGAACTCCACTTCCGGCGGATTCCAGTCCCGCAGATCGGATCGACATCGTCGCTCCGACGCTGTGCTCGGGCCAGCGGCCGCCCCGGATACACCGAACGGGGTTCGGCCGGGATAATCGGCCTCCGTCTCCCGAGCGTCGATCGCCCGGCGTTTCGTCGCTCGCGTCCATCCATCCCTGCCGACGGAGGGTTCCGGGTGGAGTAACAGGGGTACATCTGTTATTGGCACGTCGAGCTCCGCAACCCTGCCTGTCGTGTCACGCCGGGAAACGGACGTGACCCGTTCTCTCTGAAAGAACCGGATTCAGGTGTGGACGCTGTTCAGTTCGATCACGTTCGCCGCGCTGACGACCTTGTCCGGGACCGTCCGCCCCAGCCTGTCGCCTTTGAGCCGACTCGTCGGCGCGGAGACGCTGATAGCCCCCAGCACCTCCCCGCCCTGTCTGATCGGCGCCGAGACGCAGCGGAGCCCTTCCAACCGCTCCTCGTCGTCGATGGCGTACCCCCGCTCGCGGATCGCCGCCAACTCCTCTCTGAGTTCCTCGGGATCCGTGATCGAGTGTGGCGTCAGCGCCGGCAGCGGCCGATCCGCGATGATCCGGTCGACCCGGTCGTCGTCCATAAACGCCAGCATCGACTTGCCGAGGGCGGTAGTGTTCATCGCCGCCCGCTCGCCCGCGTGGATGTCCAGGTGGACGGATTGCGAGCCCCGGGACCGGTAGAGGTAGACGCAGTGGCCGTGTTCCTCGACCGCGATGTTGACGAGTTCGCCGGTCTCCTCCGCCAGCGCGTCGACCTCGGGCTTTCCCATCCTGTACAGCGTCATCTTGTTCCGCCGGTAGCCGCCCATTTCGAGGAACCGAAGCCCCAGGGAGTAGCCCTGCTCACCCTTGATGACGTAATCGTGCTCCTCGAGCGTGCTCAGGTGGTTGTGGATCACGCTCTTGGAGGTGTCGAGCCGCTCGGCCAGCTCGGTCACGCCCGCCCAATCGAGCTGTTTGAGTGCCTGAATGATCTCGAGCGTCCGGGCGGTGGCTTTCACCGGGTGTTTGGCTTCTTCCCCCATACCACCGACATTCGGAGTGGGACGTATAACTCTTTCTTCGATGTAGAACGGTCATTCGATTCTGGAATCGGACCTTCGACCACCGAAAGCGTGGAAATCAGCTTCTCGGGCCCGGTTCGGCGTGTTTGGCATCATAGAATCTCGTATGGTGTCCGTTAAAAAGCCACGCGATGCGCCCTCGCCATACGCCAGAGAGAGTACCTGGTCGCCGCGGGCCCGGTGCGGCCCGTCAGTTGAGGCGTTCCGCGTCCTCTGCGACGCCGTCGAACAGGTGGAGGTTGGTGTGGTCGAACGCGAGGTATCCCTCCATCCCCTCGGTCAGCGTCCCGGAGTTGACCTCGGCCGTGACGTCGTGGCCCTCCGGGGTGGTACACCGGACGATGTCCTCGGTTCCGATCTTTTCGACGACGTTGACGGTCGCCGGGACTGACAGTCCACTCTCCGGCTCGGTCTCGGCCCACGTGAGCCGCTGTGGCCGGATGCAGACCGCGAGCCGCGTTCCGGTCGCCGCACGCAGCGGCGCAGCCGCCTCGCCCGACAGCTCGAAGGTCCGTTCGCCGGAATCGAGGACGGCCGTGTCGCCCTCCCACGAGAGGTCACAGTCGAACCGGTTGATCTGCGGCGACCCGATGAACATCGCCACGAAGAGCGTCTGCGGACGGCTGAACACCTCGTCGGGGTCGCCGAACTGGACGACGTTCCCGTTGTTCATCACCACGAGGTCGTCGCCCATCGTCATCGCCTCCTCCTGGTCGTGGGTGACGTGGATCATCGTTACCCCGAACTCCTGCTGGAGCTGGACCACGTCGGCACGGAGCTGGCGTTTGAGCAGTTCGTCGAGGTCGCTGAACGGCTCGTCCATCAGGAACACCTCCGGCCGACGGACGAGGGCGCGGGCCAAGGCGACGCGCTGCTGTTGACCGCCCGAGAGGTCGGTGATCTTCTTGTCGATGAAGTCGGCGCAGTTCGTGACCTCCGCGGCCTCCTGAACCGCCTCCTCGATCTCGGCGTCGCTGTACCCCTTCTCCGCGCGAAGCGGGAAGGCGACGTTCTCCTTCCCGGTCATGTGCGGGTACAGCGCGAGGTCCTGGAACACCATCGAGATGTCCCGTTCCTGCGGCGGGCGGTCGGTGATGTCGACGCCGTCGAAGGAGATGCTCCCCTCGGTCGGGGTCTCGAGCCCCGCAACCGAGCGCAGGGTCGTCGTCTTCCCGCACCCCGACGGGCCGACGAGGACGGTGAGGTTTCCGTCCTCGATGTCCAACGAGATGTCGTTCGTCGCGACGATCGAGCCGTATCGCTTCGTCAGATTGTCTATTTCTACTTTCGCCATTGTTAGATGTCGGTCATACCCAGGGTCATCCCTTCGATGATGTTGTCCCGGAACGCGATGAGGATCAGCGTCGGCGGCGTCGCCACCAACGTCGCCATCGCCATAATGTTGTTCCACTGGATCTGGTTCGATTCGATGAGCGTCGGGATGATGGTTGTGTACGTCGAAGTGTTGTTCCCGGTGATGATCCACGCGAAGAGGAACTCGTTCCACGCAAAGACCCACGCGAGCATCATCGTCGCCACCAGTCCCGGCCGGACCAGCGGGAAGACCACCTTCCGGAACGTCTGGAATCTGGAGTAGCCGTCGACGAACGCCGCCTCCTCGAACGACGCCGGGATCTTGTCGAAGAAATCCCGCATCAGCCACGTCGTCAGCGGGAGGTTGAACGTCAGGTACAGCAGTATCAGTCCGATCAGCGTGTCCTGGAGCCCGAGCCGACCGTAAATGAAGAAGATCGGTAGCACCACCGCGACCGGCGGGAACATCCGTGTCGAGAGCAGCCAGAACGACACGTGACCCCCCGGATCGACCCAGCTGAACCGCGAGAACGCATACCCCGCCAGCGACCCCAGGATCACCGAGAGGATCGTCGTCCCGGAAGCGATGATCAGGCTGTTGAGGATGGCGTCGATCGCTCGGGAGTTCGAGAGCACCCACACGAACGCGTCGAGCTGGAACCCCTTCGGGTACAGCGTCGGCGGGAACGTCCCGATCTGACCCAGCGGCTTGAACGCCGTGTTGAGCGTCCAATAAATGGGGAACCCCACGAACAGCGTGTACACGACGAGGAGCCCTCGTCCCGCCCACTTGAACCCGTTCGCTTTGGCGGTGCTCATGCCGATCCCTCCGTGTTCATAAACCGCCAGAACAGCAACATCGTGACGATCGACCCCAACCCAATGACCCACGTCAGCGCCGCCGCCCGGCCGATGTTGAACGAACTGAACCCGACGATGTACGTGTAGAACGTCGGTAGTTCGGTCTGTGTCCCCGGACCGCCGCGGGTCATAATGAACAGCTTATCGAAGAACTTGTACGCGTCCATAAACCGAAGGATGAACGCGATCGCGATGAGCGTCCGCAACTGCGGGAGCGTGATGCGCCGGAACTGCATCCACCGGGAGGCGCCGTTGACGCGGGCGGCCTCGTACATCGACTCGGGGATGCTCGCACGGCCGCCGTAGATGATCAAAAGCGGGAGCCCGACCCACTGCCAGGTGTCGGCGATCATCAGCGACGTCAGCCCCAGCCACCGCGACTGGAGCCACGGCAGCCCCCCGCTTCCGAACATCCCGAGGATCCCGTTGACCGCGCCGCCGCCCGGCAGAAAGAGGAGCTGCCAGATGCGCCCCGCGACGAGCGGCGCGATCATCATCGGTACGGCGAACAGCGTGAGCAACCCGATCCGGACGCTCCGGCGTTCGACGTAGTTGTACAGCGCAAGCGCCAGCGCCGTCCCGAGCAGCACCTGGATGGTGACGCCGACACCGCCGTAGAACACGAAGTTGGCCACGGAGTTCCAGAACCGGCCGTCGTTGAACAGCCAGACGAAGTTCTCGACCCCGGTGAACGTCGGTTCCTGGTAGGTGATCGACGCGGGCGTCCATCGGTTGAAACTCAGCCACAGCGACCACAACATCGGGCCGATGGTGACCAGAAACACCGTCACCAGGGCCGGCCCGACCAACAGCAACGGGGTGAGCTTCTCACGCCGAATCGGGATCCGTACCGCGATACGTTCTTGCAGCGAGTCTCGTATCGTGCTCATATGAATTAGCGCGTTTGCTACCAATACCCACGTCGGATAAGAAGTTTGCGCCGCGGAATCAGCTTCAGACGTAATCGAGGTCGCGGGCCGTCTCGAGGAATTTCATATACTGCTCGCGCTGTGATTCACGCCCGAGCGTCTCGACCGTCTCCCGCCACTTCTCCGCGGCGTTATCGAGGGCCTCCTGCGGCGACTCCTCGCCGGTGAGGGCCCGCTGGATGTGGATCGACAGGTCGTTGGTGTACTGGGTCGCCCCCGGCCACTGCGGC
Proteins encoded:
- the ilvC gene encoding ketol-acid reductoisomerase, with translation MAAPDVIETPIYHESDATIEPLEGRTVAVVGYGNQGRAQARNMRDSGVDVVVGNRGDDDRDQAADDGFEVYSIAEATARGDVVLLLIPDEVQPEVYEREVGPNLDAGDTLVFASGYNVTYDRIDLADDVDVVLVAPRMIGAVVRELYEDGRGAPALFAVDQDASGAAHERALAVAHAIGATRSGVVETEFDTETRTDLLSEQGLFPVFASALLARFEVESEAGIPPAVTLLESYLSREMAHIFEKCATQGLVSQMDLHSQTSQYGQLLGLEAFDREPIREFMRDRLEAIDSGEFADEWTEEQASGYERLSELRREYESSEFVETEQATLDAFGLRDL
- a CDS encoding fumarylacetoacetate hydrolase family protein, which encodes MRYYRRRQNGEPRLLATADGTAYDLTSAKPGVDSFGALAEAADVTDRTPDRVAEPLLEEAEAFPVSTVDDDPAVPLVAEEVWAAGVTYRISEEARTAESGMPEIYVDVYDADRPELFLKSTPGRTVGPGAAIGVREDSEWNVPEPELGVVLYRGEIVGYTVGNDVSSRSIEGANPLYLPQAKIYDRCCSLGPCVATDIDDPHDLEMSLTVYRNETAAFEGRTTTAGMVRSCEELVSYLTRHNAVPEVTVLLTGTSIVPDDEFSLQPGDTVVVDIEGIGTLRNPVTAV
- a CDS encoding IclR family transcriptional regulator, which codes for MGEEAKHPVKATARTLEIIQALKQLDWAGVTELAERLDTSKSVIHNHLSTLEEHDYVIKGEQGYSLGLRFLEMGGYRRNKMTLYRMGKPEVDALAEETGELVNIAVEEHGHCVYLYRSRGSQSVHLDIHAGERAAMNTTALGKSMLAFMDDDRVDRIIADRPLPALTPHSITDPEELREELAAIRERGYAIDDEERLEGLRCVSAPIRQGGEVLGAISVSAPTSRLKGDRLGRTVPDKVVSAANVIELNSVHT
- a CDS encoding glutamine amidotransferase encodes the protein MAEPTALLVGESWQTISFHVKGFDLFSSAEYTEAGDYLEAALETDGIDTTYQPCHVAAAEFPESREALAAYDVVILSDIGYNTLAIPPETFSDGTRRPNRLRLLEAYVRDGGGLLMVGGYLSFQGINGRANYAGTAVEEALPVTMQRGDDRVERPDGAYPQVVAPDHPAVSAVDDDWPDVLGYNRFRTDGDADELVSVDGDPLLAVGTHGDGRSAAFASDCAPHWGPMEFVEWGGYPRLWADLVRWLAGDR
- the pdxA gene encoding 4-hydroxythreonine-4-phosphate dehydrogenase PdxA, whose amino-acid sequence is MGDPAGIGPEVIVKAYRRLLDLGRPIVVGDADVLAAATTVCDSDLSIRRVEAVADATFDHDAIPVLDLDNVGTLARGEVREEYGAASLGYVERAIELAQAGEIDGLTTAPINKQATKLAGSTHAGHTGMLADRTDTDEYAMMLIESDLRVTHVSTHVPLREACELVTTESVHSTIRLTAEALSNLGIDRPTVGVAGLNPHASDGGLLGDAEATEIEPAVERARGEGIDAVGPESPDTVYVRAARGEFDCVVSMYHDQGHIPIKMLGFSSGEAVSGVNVTIGLPIVRTSVDHGTAFDIAGTGVASERSLLDAFGVAVDMARARTAE
- a CDS encoding four-carbon acid sugar kinase family protein, yielding MPALGIVADDLTGAMDTAGEVATRGYDTAVVAVPDASPPEATVVAVNTDSRYCPPAEAAAAVRRGVDALGAPTVYKKIDSTLRGNVGTEVLAALRATAADLAVVAPAFPAIGRRTWNGVHRVDGTPVAETEFGTDRNGPSTSPVADLFGAGDLPVERVDGAAVTDGADRVADRLAATVERHDRPPIVVCDARTDAHLEAIAAAGARFDALFVGSGGLAGHLRMDARVDAAPAPPESEPGTPLGVAGSVSATTLEQLARVPEAHLFRLDPIGLLDGTPRAAADVAARLDRGVPTVVTAATDRSTVEDTLAAGRDRGLSDAEIGDRVAAELAAVAGEACRLTRPAGLFLTGGDVAVAGLRALDATTVSLTGTTVDAGIPVGRVTDGEVPGLPLITKAGGVGDRTSIINCLDALGGYDE
- a CDS encoding carbohydrate ABC transporter permease, with translation MSTIRDSLQERIAVRIPIRREKLTPLLLVGPALVTVFLVTIGPMLWSLWLSFNRWTPASITYQEPTFTGVENFVWLFNDGRFWNSVANFVFYGGVGVTIQVLLGTALALALYNYVERRSVRIGLLTLFAVPMMIAPLVAGRIWQLLFLPGGGAVNGILGMFGSGGLPWLQSRWLGLTSLMIADTWQWVGLPLLIIYGGRASIPESMYEAARVNGASRWMQFRRITLPQLRTLIAIAFILRFMDAYKFFDKLFIMTRGGPGTQTELPTFYTYIVGFSSFNIGRAAALTWVIGLGSIVTMLLFWRFMNTEGSA
- a CDS encoding carbohydrate ABC transporter permease, with product MSTAKANGFKWAGRGLLVVYTLFVGFPIYWTLNTAFKPLGQIGTFPPTLYPKGFQLDAFVWVLSNSRAIDAILNSLIIASGTTILSVILGSLAGYAFSRFSWVDPGGHVSFWLLSTRMFPPVAVVLPIFFIYGRLGLQDTLIGLILLYLTFNLPLTTWLMRDFFDKIPASFEEAAFVDGYSRFQTFRKVVFPLVRPGLVATMMLAWVFAWNEFLFAWIITGNNTSTYTTIIPTLIESNQIQWNNIMAMATLVATPPTLILIAFRDNIIEGMTLGMTDI
- a CDS encoding ABC transporter ATP-binding protein; amino-acid sequence: MAKVEIDNLTKRYGSIVATNDISLDIEDGNLTVLVGPSGCGKTTTLRSVAGLETPTEGSISFDGVDITDRPPQERDISMVFQDLALYPHMTGKENVAFPLRAEKGYSDAEIEEAVQEAAEVTNCADFIDKKITDLSGGQQQRVALARALVRRPEVFLMDEPFSDLDELLKRQLRADVVQLQQEFGVTMIHVTHDQEEAMTMGDDLVVMNNGNVVQFGDPDEVFSRPQTLFVAMFIGSPQINRFDCDLSWEGDTAVLDSGERTFELSGEAAAPLRAATGTRLAVCIRPQRLTWAETEPESGLSVPATVNVVEKIGTEDIVRCTTPEGHDVTAEVNSGTLTEGMEGYLAFDHTNLHLFDGVAEDAERLN